Genomic window (Candidatus Methylarchaceae archaeon HK02M2):
ATATCTGAAATCTGGCTTGATCTATTGGGTAAAATGAAGAAGTCAAAAACAATAATGCTTGCTTTTGGCTCTCCTAATAGAGGCTTATTTGAAATCCTTTCAGATGAGAATTTAAATCCAGTTCAACTTAGCAAATTCACAATAAACATGATCCCTGATCAAAACACAGCTACGATTAGAACTGAAGAGGCGCTATTGGCATCATTGTCCTTGATTAATCTTAGTATCTACTATAACTTATAATTATACAGAATCTATATCCGCAATGCATTGATGTTAAAGTTTGAAGGTAGATGGCGAGATTTCTGAATTGATAAACATATTGGGGCTCAACTCATAAATAGGGAAAATCTCTTTAAGAGAGTAATCCTAAGAGATTTATGGGTATGACAGAAACAACTCCTGAAGCTGGATTGAAGAAGCCACTACTCGGCACTATTAAGGTTAAGAGGGGTTTTGCTAAGATGCAGAAAGGAGGAGTCATAATGGATGTGACAAATGTTGAACAAGCTCAGATCGCTGAAGATGCTGGAGCAATAGCAGTTATGGTTCTTGATAAATTACCCGCGGATGTAAGGACTGCAGGTGGAGTGGCTAGGATGTGTGACCCAAAAAGAATACAAGAAGTAATGGATCATGTTACTATACCTGTTATGGCAAAATGCCGTATAGGCCATTATATGGAAGCCAAGATTCTTGAAGTATTAGGCGTGGATATGATCGATGAAAGTGAAGTCTTAACTCCTGCGGATGATAGCCACCATATAAACAAGTGGAAGTTCATAACCCCTTTTGTAAATGGCTGTAGAGACCTTGGTGAAGCTTTGCGAAGGATCGCAGAGGGAGCTTCTATGATCAGAACAAAAGGAGAGGCAGGAACTGGAAATATTGCGGAGGCTGTAAAGCACATGAAACTAGTAATGAATAAGATTAGAGAGTTGAGAAGTATGGATGAGGAACAAGTTCTTGATATATCAAAAGAGTATAAAGTATCCACCGAGTTAGTGAAGGAAACTGCCAAGCTTGGTAGATTGCCTGTAGTGAACTTTGCTGCTGGAGGGATTGCTACACCCTCAGATGCAGCATTGATGATGCAGTTGGGGGCTGATGGAGTCTTTGTTGGCTCAGGAATATTCAAGTCCAAGGATCCTAGTATAAGAGCTGAAGCTACAGTACTAGCAACAACCTATTGGAACGATCCAAAAATTGTGCTTGAAGCGAGTAAGATGATAGCCGAAGAGAAATCAATGATTGGGATAGACATCAAGACCCTTAAGCCAGAGCAGATGATGCAGATAAGGGGTGTGTAAAAAGGTAAAATTGGAGCAATTAAGAATAGGTGTATTGGCTCTTCAAGGAGATGTATCAGAGCATATTGACATTACATATCTGGCTCTTAGGGAGATGGCTCTACGAGGTGAAGTGATAATAGTAAAAAGCGAAGATCAGATAGATGAAGTTCATGGTCTAATAATTCCTGGTGGTGAAAGCACAACAATTGGAAGGGTAGCAGAGCGTTACGGTCTACTATCCAAGATAAGAGATGCTCATTCAGCTGGCATGCCCATATTTGGAACATGTGCTGGCCTTATCTTAATGGCAAAACATATTAGTGATGCGAGGACCGGGAAGATAGACCAACCAATATTAGGTATATTAGACGTAGAAGTTGTTAGAAATGCCTTTGGAAGGCAACGTGAATCTTTCGAGAGCTATATTGAAATACCGAAGATAAATAAAAATAGCTTCCCCGGAGTTTTCATCAGAGCACCAGCTATATGCTCTGTTCTAAGTAATGAAGTTGAAGTTCTAGCGATTTATGAAGACAAGATGGTAGCTGTCCAGCAAAATAATGGTTTAGGGATATCTTTCCATCCTGAGCTGACAGCCGATACAGGGATCCATGAATTCTTTATCAAGCTTATACTGAAATCACCTCTTATAGAAAATGATGAGGAGAACGTCTATGAGCGATAATAAAGAATTAGATTCGCTGATGGCTAAAAAGATGTTAGAATTAAAAAAGAGGCTTTCTCAGAAATCTAATAAAGAGCCAAAGAAGGAGCCAAAAAAAGAAACTCCAAGGGATATATTGATCAGTCGGCTTGTAGCTAGAGGAGAAGAAGTCCTTCTAACTGCAGAAAGATATTACCCAAAAAGAACGGCTATAATTGTAAAACATCTTGTAGATCTAATCAAATCTGGAAGTCTAAAGGATACTATATCGGGTGGAGAACTTCTTTATCTATTTAGAAGTCTTGGTATAAATATAAGTGTCGAAACTAAGATAATGGTAAAAGAAGACGGCAGACTATTCTCTATCAGAGACAAGCTAAAATCTAATCAATAACCTCTTTTTTTAGATTATATGCTTAAATTTTCAAGCAAGCATTTTAATAAATGTAAACTACCCTTTGGTTTGGTGTCATCTCATGAAGAAATATGCAATAATTATGATCGTAATGCTATTAATGCTACTTCCTTTATTCCCATATAAGACTGATGCGCAAATAACGATAGATAAGATTTCACATTTCAATCATCAGATGATCTTGAACAATTACGGTTTTATTTTAGTGAACGATAC
Coding sequences:
- the pdxS gene encoding pyridoxal 5'-phosphate synthase lyase subunit PdxS, coding for MTETTPEAGLKKPLLGTIKVKRGFAKMQKGGVIMDVTNVEQAQIAEDAGAIAVMVLDKLPADVRTAGGVARMCDPKRIQEVMDHVTIPVMAKCRIGHYMEAKILEVLGVDMIDESEVLTPADDSHHINKWKFITPFVNGCRDLGEALRRIAEGASMIRTKGEAGTGNIAEAVKHMKLVMNKIRELRSMDEEQVLDISKEYKVSTELVKETAKLGRLPVVNFAAGGIATPSDAALMMQLGADGVFVGSGIFKSKDPSIRAEATVLATTYWNDPKIVLEASKMIAEEKSMIGIDIKTLKPEQMMQIRGV
- the pdxT gene encoding pyridoxal 5'-phosphate synthase glutaminase subunit PdxT, translating into MEQLRIGVLALQGDVSEHIDITYLALREMALRGEVIIVKSEDQIDEVHGLIIPGGESTTIGRVAERYGLLSKIRDAHSAGMPIFGTCAGLILMAKHISDARTGKIDQPILGILDVEVVRNAFGRQRESFESYIEIPKINKNSFPGVFIRAPAICSVLSNEVEVLAIYEDKMVAVQQNNGLGISFHPELTADTGIHEFFIKLILKSPLIENDEENVYER